Within the Arthrobacter caoxuetaonis genome, the region GGGCGTTCCTGGGCGACGGCGAAATGGACGAACCCGAATCCCGCGGGCTGCTGCACGTCGCGGCCAACGACGAGCTCGACAACCTGACCTTCGTCGTCAACTGCAACCTGCAGCGCCTCGACGGTCCGGTGCGCGGCAACGGCAAGATCATGCAGGAGCTGGAAGCCTTCTTCCGCGGCGCAGGATGGAACGTCATCAAAGTCGTGTGGGGCAGGGAGTGGGATCCGCTGCTGGAAGCGGATGAAGACGGCGCGCTGGTGGACATCATGAACTCCACGCCCGACGGCGACTACCAGACCTACAAGGGCGAGTCCGGCGGATTCGTCCGGGACCACTTCTTCGGCAAGAGTCCCCAGACCAAGGCCATGGTCTCAGGACTTTCCGACGATGACATCTGGAACCTGAAGCGGGGCGGGCACGACTACCGGAAGGTCTACGCCGCATACAAAGCGGCAGTCGAATTCAAGGGCAAGCCGACTGTTGTCCTGGCCCACACGGTGAAGGGTTACGGGCTGGGTCCGCATTTCGAGGCCCGGAACGCCACTCACCAGATGAAGAAGCTGACGCTGGATGACCTGAAGCTGTTCCGGGACTACCTGCGGATTCCCATCACCGACGAACAGCTCGAGGCGGATCCCTACCGTCCTCCGTATTACAACCCGGGTCCGCAGGCGCCTGAGATCCGGTACATGCTGGACCGGCGCCGGGAGCTGGGCGGGTTCCTGCCGGAGCGCCGCTCGGACTTCAAACCCATCCACCTGCCCGGCGAAAAGTCCTACGAAGTAGCGAACCGGGGCTCGGGCAAACAGCTGGCTGCGAGCACCATGGCCTTTGTGCGGCTGCTCAAGGACCTGATGCGGGACAAGGAGTTCGGCACCCGGATTGTGCCGATCATCCCGGATGAGGCCCGCACCTTCGGCATGGACTCCTTCTTCCCGACGGCGAAGATCTACAACCCCCAGGGGCAGAACTACCTGTCTGTGGACCGGGACCTCGTCCTGGCCTACAAGGAGTCCCCGCAGGGCCAGATCGTGCACATGGGCATCAACGAAGCCGGCTCCATTGCCGCCTTCACCGCTGCCGGGACGGCCTATGCGACCCAGGGCGTTCCCCTGATCCCGGTCTATGTGTTCTATTCGATGTTCGGGTTCCAGCGGACCGGGGACTTCATCTGGGCAGCTGCTGACCAGATGGCGCGGGGCTTCATGATCTCGGCCACCGCGGGCCGGACGACGCTGACGGGTGAGGGTTTGCAGCATGCCGACGGGCATTCCCCTATCCTGGCCTCCACCAATCCCGCGGTGCGGACCTACGATCCTGCCTACGGCTACGAGATCGGGCACATTGTCCGCCACGGACTGGAGCAGATGTACGGCCCGGACTCGGAGGACCCGAACGTCATCTTCAACATCATGGCCTACAACGAGCCGATCCAGCAGCCCAAGGCGCCGGAGGACCTTGACGTGGAAGGCGTCATCAAAGGCATCTACCTGCTCTCCCCCGCGAGCATTGACGGACCCAGGACACAGCTGCTGGCGTCCGGCGTCGCGGTTCCCTGGGCATTGGAAGCCCAGCGCCTCCTCGCAGACGACTGGAACGTTTCGGCGGATGTCTGGTCAGTGACCTCCTGGAACGAGCTGCGCCGTGACGGACTGGCAGCGGAAGAGCATTCCTTCCTGCACCCGGATGCCGAAGCACGGGTCCCCTTCGTAACGCAGCAAATGGCCGGAGCCACGGGGCCGATCGTTGCCTCGAGTGACTACATGAAGGCGCTTCCGGACCAGATCCGGCAGTTCCTGCCGAACGAGTTTGCGTCCCTGGGTGCCGACGGCTTCGGCTTCGCGGATACCCGTGCGGCAGCCCGCCGGTTCTTCAAGATCGACAGCCATTCCATGGTGGTCCGGTCACTGGAAATGCTGGCGCGGCGCAAAGAGGTAGATGCCTCGGCGCCGCAGGAGGCCATCTCGAAGTACCATCTGCTGGATGTCACGAAGGGATCCAGCGGCAACGCGGGCGGCGACGCCTAAGCCGGCATCCGCGCTGTGACAGGGCGCTAGGCCAGGCGGCCCCGCCGCCGCGGATGCTACAGGTCAGGCCGGCTACAGGTCTGTCTCGGCAACCAGGTCGATGTGGGCCTGCATTGCGGCCGCAGCCGCTGGCGGATCACCGGCGGTGATCGCGTCCGCTATGGCGGGGTGGGAGGCCGGGGAGGCTTCAGGACGCCCCGGCTGGCCCAGCGACGCGAGCCGGGTCTCGCGGACCTGCTCGGCGATGAACGTCATCATGGCCCCGCTTCGCTCCGGGAAGCCCGCCGGGGCATGCGCCTGGCTGAAGAGCTGGACCTGCCCCTGCTGACGATCATCGACACCGCCGGGGCAGCGTTGTCCCGGGAAGCCGAGGAGGGCGGGCTGGCCGGTGAAATTGCCCGGAGCCTCAATGACCTGGTGGGCCTGGACTGCCCTACTGTTTCGGTGCTGCTGGGACAGGGGGCCCGGCGGCGGCGTGCTGGCGCTGCTTCCCGCTGACCGCACGATCGCGGCGCAGCATGCGTGGCTCTCCTCGCTGCCGCCGGAAGGAGCCAGCGCCATCGTCCACCGCGATACCAGCCACGGCGCGCAGATGGCCGAGGAACAGGGCGTCACGGTTGGGGCCCTGGCTGCTCACGGAATCGTGGACCACGTTGTGGAGGAACGGCCCGACGCCTCCGCCGAGGCACCGGCGTTCTGCCGGCGGATGGCCAAGGCCGTGGAGTATGAACTTGCAACTCGGCGTTCCGTCCCCGGGGCGGAAAGCACTTGCTGGACGTGCTGAGAGGTTCCGCCGCCTGGGATCGGCCCTGTGAACGCCGGCATACGGACCTGCCGGCGGGGACCTTCCGAAAACCTCCCCGCCTCCTGTCCACAGTTGTAGCCTTCTCACAAAATGGAGGTTGCGGGCCCAAGGCCGTAAGCTTCAAAGATGCCAGCAACCCCACCGGTGACCAAGGCGACAACTCCGCCCGAAGCAGGCGGCGCAGACCCGCTGGTCCTTGAGCGCCTCAAAGCGAATATCGGCAAGCTCTCCACAGCCACACTGAAGCAATTGGACGTTTCCCTTCCGTGGTACCGCGGGCTTCGTCCGGATGAGCGTTCGGCGCTGGGTATGGTGGCACAAAAAGGCATCGCCTCATTCGTCAACTGGTACGAACGCCCGGCCTCGCCGGCCTGGGTGCTCAGCGATGTTTTCGGCACCGCACCCACCGAGCTGACCCGTGCCATCAGCCTGCAGAAAGCCCTTTCCCTCATCCGGGTCGTAGTCCAGGTTGTCGAGGACCGGGTCCCGGAGCTCGCTGCCGGTTCGGTGCAGGGCCCGCTGCGTGAAGCCGTTCTCCGGTATTCCCGCGAGGTCGCTTTCGCAGCCGCTGACGTTTATGCCCGCGCAGCAGAGACCCGCGGCGCCTGGGATACCAGGCTGGAGGCGCTTGTGGTCGACGCCATCCTGCGCGGGGAGAGTTCGGACGCGCTGCGGTCAAGGATCGCTGCGGTGGGCTGGACCTCGGCAGCGCCCGTGACCGTTATCGTTGGCAGTCCCCCGGCCGACCCCAACCCGACCTTCGTGAATGAGATGCGCAGGGTTGCCGGAAGGCTCGCCGAAGACACCCTTGTGGGCATCCAGGGCGACCGCCTCATCCTGGTCCTGGGCGGACTCTCCGACAAGGCCGGCGCCCTCTCCCGGCTTGCGGACCTGTTCGGGCCGGGCCCGGTCGTTTACGGCCCGGCGGCGGAGTCACTCGTGGAGGCCGGGCCATCGGCCCAGGCGGCGTTTGCCAGCCTGAGCGCTGCCCGTGCCTGGCCTGCTGCTCCACGTCCAGTGGCAGCCGACGACCTGTGGCCCGAACGCGTGATGTCCGGCGATGACTCTGCCCGGAAAGCCCTGATACGCAACATCTACCGTCCGCTGCTGGCCGCCTCCAACGGCTTGGCTGACACCCTTTCGGCGTATCTCTCCCTGGGGCACTCCCTTGAAGCCACGGCGCGGGAACTCTTTGTCCACGCCAATACCGTCCGGTACCGGCTCAGGCGCGTCTGCGACATCACCGGATGGGACCCCATGCTGCCCCGGGAGGCCTTCGTGCTGCAGACAGCCCTGGTGGTCGGGCGCCTCGCACCCGCCGGAAAAACAGCCGCGGAACGGCCGGCAGCCCGCTCCTGACCCCCCTTGCCAGCAGGGACTTCGCTTGTAGACTTCCTACAACACGCCCCAGACAGCTTGGTTCACCTAAACACCCGGCAAATCGCACCTTCTTTGGAAAGCTTGTTACGTGCTTGCAATCGTCTGCCCCGGCCAGGGGTCACAAACGCCAGGCTTCCTCGCTCCGTGGCTCGAACTGCCCGGGGTCCGGGAGCACCTTGAAGAGCTCTCCGACGTCGCCGGGCTTGACCTCGTGGCCCACGGCACCGTCTCCGATGAGGAAACCATCAAGGACACCGCCGTCGCCCAGCCGCTGATCGTCGCGGCCGGACTTGTGGCCGGCCGGCTGCTGTTTGATGCCGAAGCGCTGACTGCGGCCACGGTTGTCGCGGGACACTCGGTCGGCGAAATCACGGCCTCCGCACTGGCGGGTGCACTGCCGGAGGCGGACGCCATGGCCTTCGTGCGCGAACGCGCCAATGCCATGGCCCGCGCCGCGGCAGCGGTACCCACCGGCATGAGCGCCGTCCTTGGCGGCGATCCGGAGGACGTGGCACGCGTCCTTGCCGAGCTTGGACTCACAGCTGCCAATGCCAACGGCGGCGGACAGATCGTCGCCGCCGGCACGCTGGAGCAGCTCGGCCGCCTGGCTGAAAACCCCCCTGCCAAGGCACGGGTCATTGCGCTCAAGGTAGCCGGCGCCTTCCACACCGGCCATATGGAGCCGGCGCTCAGCGTCCTTGAGGCACTGCGCCCCACGCTTTCTCCCGCCGAGCCGCGCCCCACGCTGCTCTCGAATTACGACGGCACCGCGGTCGTCAGCGGTGAAGCCAACCTCGACAGCCTGATCGCCCAGGTGTCCCGCCCGGTCCGCTGGGACCTGTGCATGGAAACCATGACAGGCATGGGCGTCACCGGCATCCTGGAGCTTCCACCGGCAGGCACCCTTACCGGTTTGGCCAAGCGCGGCATGCGCGGAGTTCCGGCCCTGGCCCTGAAGACCCCCGAAGACCTCGCCGCTGCCCGGGCCTTTGTGTCCGAGCACTCCGGCGCGGCAGCAGTTACAACCCAAGAAGGTAATGCGTGAGCACGCCCACCCTGAAGCAGTCCCCCGTCAACGAGTTCAGCCGTATCCACGGCATTGGCGCGTTCCGTCCCGATGTGATTGTGAGCAACGACGACGTCTGCCAGTGGATCGAATCCTCGGACGAGTGGATCCGGCAGCGGACGGGCATTGTCACCCGCCACCGCGCTGACAAGGGTACGTCCGTTGTGGACATGGCCGAGATGGCCGGACGCGAGGCACTCGAAAAGGCCGGCA harbors:
- a CDS encoding PucR family transcriptional regulator: MPATPPVTKATTPPEAGGADPLVLERLKANIGKLSTATLKQLDVSLPWYRGLRPDERSALGMVAQKGIASFVNWYERPASPAWVLSDVFGTAPTELTRAISLQKALSLIRVVVQVVEDRVPELAAGSVQGPLREAVLRYSREVAFAAADVYARAAETRGAWDTRLEALVVDAILRGESSDALRSRIAAVGWTSAAPVTVIVGSPPADPNPTFVNEMRRVAGRLAEDTLVGIQGDRLILVLGGLSDKAGALSRLADLFGPGPVVYGPAAESLVEAGPSAQAAFASLSAARAWPAAPRPVAADDLWPERVMSGDDSARKALIRNIYRPLLAASNGLADTLSAYLSLGHSLEATARELFVHANTVRYRLRRVCDITGWDPMLPREAFVLQTALVVGRLAPAGKTAAERPAARS
- the aceE gene encoding pyruvate dehydrogenase (acetyl-transferring), homodimeric type; this translates as MAAEDKTDILSGLTGQLPDKDPEETAEWIESLDDLIRTEGTERAQFIMRSLLQRAGAHSVGVPMVTTTDYVNTIPVDQEPEFPGDEEIERRFRAWMRWNAAVMVHRAQRPGIGVGGHISTFAGAATLYEVGMNHFFRGKDFPGRGDQVYFQGHAAPGMYARAYLEGRLTEEDLDGFRQEKSREGHALSSYPHPRSMPDFWEFPTVSMGIGPMNAIFQAQLNRYMDNRGMKDTSNQHVWAFLGDGEMDEPESRGLLHVAANDELDNLTFVVNCNLQRLDGPVRGNGKIMQELEAFFRGAGWNVIKVVWGREWDPLLEADEDGALVDIMNSTPDGDYQTYKGESGGFVRDHFFGKSPQTKAMVSGLSDDDIWNLKRGGHDYRKVYAAYKAAVEFKGKPTVVLAHTVKGYGLGPHFEARNATHQMKKLTLDDLKLFRDYLRIPITDEQLEADPYRPPYYNPGPQAPEIRYMLDRRRELGGFLPERRSDFKPIHLPGEKSYEVANRGSGKQLAASTMAFVRLLKDLMRDKEFGTRIVPIIPDEARTFGMDSFFPTAKIYNPQGQNYLSVDRDLVLAYKESPQGQIVHMGINEAGSIAAFTAAGTAYATQGVPLIPVYVFYSMFGFQRTGDFIWAAADQMARGFMISATAGRTTLTGEGLQHADGHSPILASTNPAVRTYDPAYGYEIGHIVRHGLEQMYGPDSEDPNVIFNIMAYNEPIQQPKAPEDLDVEGVIKGIYLLSPASIDGPRTQLLASGVAVPWALEAQRLLADDWNVSADVWSVTSWNELRRDGLAAEEHSFLHPDAEARVPFVTQQMAGATGPIVASSDYMKALPDQIRQFLPNEFASLGADGFGFADTRAAARRFFKIDSHSMVVRSLEMLARRKEVDASAPQEAISKYHLLDVTKGSSGNAGGDA
- a CDS encoding ACP S-malonyltransferase, with the translated sequence MLAIVCPGQGSQTPGFLAPWLELPGVREHLEELSDVAGLDLVAHGTVSDEETIKDTAVAQPLIVAAGLVAGRLLFDAEALTAATVVAGHSVGEITASALAGALPEADAMAFVRERANAMARAAAAVPTGMSAVLGGDPEDVARVLAELGLTAANANGGGQIVAAGTLEQLGRLAENPPAKARVIALKVAGAFHTGHMEPALSVLEALRPTLSPAEPRPTLLSNYDGTAVVSGEANLDSLIAQVSRPVRWDLCMETMTGMGVTGILELPPAGTLTGLAKRGMRGVPALALKTPEDLAAARAFVSEHSGAAAVTTQEGNA
- a CDS encoding FCD domain-containing protein, with the protein product MMTFIAEQVRETRLASLGQPGRPEASPASHPAIADAITAGDPPAAAAAMQAHIDLVAETDL
- a CDS encoding carboxyl transferase domain-containing protein; translation: MRLAEELDLPLLTIIDTAGAALSREAEEGGLAGEIARSLNDLVGLDCPTVSVLLGQGARRRRAGAASR